A region of Novipirellula aureliae DNA encodes the following proteins:
- a CDS encoding sigma-70 family RNA polymerase sigma factor, whose product MSRDDLRRATKMQLRQEIGLISNSAFADAGSGNQIFSVSLGLAPRQKELGMRTATRSGVDLPIHLGRLCEAPLLTSEQEVMLFQRMNFLLHHAAVHRRLLNPNRPSRVRLMLIDRLVSLANWHRDRIVEANLRLVFSIVKKFVNANNPFDELLSDGIVALMRAVEKFDYDRGFRFSTYATQVVRRNSYRTVVMNQQERQKVVGGLQDMNLDLSDEDRGSSISEGRWHELRSRLASMLEDLDRREKLIIRARFSLGSHRKVHTLQSLADRLGISKERVRQIERRAMDKLRSMAGEVQLAELEV is encoded by the coding sequence ATGAGCCGGGACGATCTGAGGCGCGCGACGAAGATGCAACTTCGCCAAGAGATCGGCTTGATCAGTAACAGCGCCTTCGCGGATGCGGGTTCGGGAAACCAGATTTTTTCGGTGTCACTCGGGCTGGCACCTCGTCAGAAGGAGCTTGGAATGCGAACGGCTACCCGCAGCGGCGTTGATCTGCCAATTCATCTCGGTCGACTTTGCGAGGCTCCTTTGTTGACGTCCGAGCAAGAGGTGATGCTATTTCAGCGAATGAACTTTTTACTCCATCACGCTGCGGTTCATCGCCGCTTGTTAAACCCGAACCGTCCGTCACGCGTTCGCTTGATGCTGATCGATCGCTTGGTGTCGCTCGCCAATTGGCATCGAGACCGAATCGTTGAGGCAAATCTGCGTTTGGTTTTCTCGATCGTCAAGAAGTTTGTGAATGCAAACAATCCATTTGATGAGTTGCTAAGTGACGGCATCGTGGCCCTAATGCGTGCGGTAGAGAAATTCGATTACGACCGTGGATTTCGTTTCAGTACGTATGCAACTCAGGTTGTTCGTCGCAATTCGTATCGCACGGTGGTGATGAATCAGCAAGAGCGACAAAAAGTGGTGGGGGGACTACAGGACATGAATTTGGATCTGAGTGATGAGGATCGTGGTTCTTCGATTAGCGAAGGTCGTTGGCATGAACTTCGCAGCCGCTTGGCAAGCATGCTTGAAGACTTGGACCGCCGCGAGAAGTTGATTATTCGCGCTCGATTTTCGCTTGGTTCGCATCGCAAGGTTCATACTCTACAATCGTTGGCTGACCGTTTGGGGATAAGTAAAGAGCGAGTTCGTCAAATCGAACGACGGGCGATGGATAAGCTACGCAGTATGGCTGGCGAAGTCCAGCTTGCTGAACTCGAAGTATAA